In the genome of Pongo pygmaeus isolate AG05252 chromosome 9, NHGRI_mPonPyg2-v2.0_pri, whole genome shotgun sequence, one region contains:
- the B4GAT1 gene encoding beta-1,4-glucuronyltransferase 1, which produces MQMSYAIRCAFYQLLLAALMLVAMLQLLYLSLLSGLHGQEEQDQYFEFFPPSPRSVDQVKTQLRTALASGGVLDASGDYRVYRGLLKTTMDPNDVILATHASVDNLLHLSGLLERWEGPLSVSVFAATKEEAQLATVLAYALSSHCPDMRARVAMHLVCPSRYEAAVPDPREPGEFALLRSCQEVFDKLARVAQPGINYALGTNVSYPNNLLRNLAREGANYALVIDVDMVPSEGLWRGLREMLDQSNQWGGTALVVPAFEIRRARRMPMNKNELVQLYQVGEVRPFYYGLCTPCQAPTNYSRWVNLPEESLLRPAYVVPWQDPWEPFYVAGGKVPTFDERFRQYGFNRISQACELHVAGFDFEVLNEGFLVHKGFKEALKFHPQKEAENQHNKILYRQFKQELKAKYPNSPRRC; this is translated from the exons ATGCAGATGTCCTACGCCATCCGGTGCGCTTTCTACCAGCTGCTGCTGGCCGCACTCATGCTGGTGGCGATGCTGCAGCTGCTCTACCTGTCGCTGCTGTCCGGACTGCACGGGCAGGAGGAGCAAGACCAATATTTTGAGTTCTTTCCCCCGTCCCCACGGTCCGTGGACCAGGTCAAGACGCAGCTCCGCACCGCGCTGGCCTCTGGAGGCGTACTGGACGCTAGCGGCGATTACCGCGTCTACAGGGGCCTGCTGAAGACCACCATGGACCCCAACGATGTGATCCTGGCCACGCACGCCAGCGTGGACAACCTGCTGCACCTGTCGGGTCTGCTGGAGCGCTGGGAGGGCCCGCTGTCCGTGTCGGTGTTCGCGGCCACCAAGGAGGAGGCGCAGCTGGCCACGGTGCTGGCCTACGCGCTGAGCAGCCACTGCCCCGACATGCGCGCCAGGGTCGCCATGCACCTCGTGTGCCCCTCGCGTTACGAGGCAGCCGTGCCCGACCCCCGGGAGCCGGGGGAGTTTGCCCTGCTGCGGTCCTGCCAGGAGGTCTTTGACAAGCTAGCCAGGGTGGCCCAGCCCGGGATTAATTATGCGCTGGGCACCAACGTCTCCTACCCCAATAACCTGCTGAGGAATCTGGCTCGTGAGGGGGCCAACTATGCCCTGGTGATCGATGTGGACATGGTGCCCAGCGAGGGGCTGTGGAGAGGCCTGCGGGAAATGCTGGATCAGAGCAACCAGTGGGGAGGCACCGCGCTGGTGGTGCCTGCCTTCGAGATCCGACGAGCCCGCCGCATGCCCATGAACAAAAACGAGCTGGTGCAGCTCTACCAGGTTGGCGAGGTGCGGCCCTTCTATTATGGGTTGTGCACCCCCTGCCAGGCACCCACCAACTATTCCCGCTGGGTCAACCTGCCGGAAGAGAGCTTGCTGCGGCCCGCCTACGTGGTACCTTGGCAGGACCCCTGGGAGCCATTCTACGTGGCAGGAGGCAAGGTGCCCACCTTCGACGAGCGTTTTCGGCAGTACGGCTTCAACCGAATCAGCCAG GCCTGCGAGCTGCATGTGGCGGGGTTTGATTTTGAGGTCCTGAACGAAGGTTTCTTGGTTCATAAGGGCTTCAAAGAAGCGTTGAAGTTCCATCCCCAAAAGGAGGCTGAAAATCAGCACAATAAGATCCTTTATCGCCAGTTCAAACAGGAGTTGAAGGCCAAGTACCCCAACTCTCCCCGACGCTGCTGA
- the BRMS1 gene encoding breast cancer metastasis-suppressor 1 isoform X1 produces the protein MPVQPPSKDTEEMEAEGDSAAEMNGEEEESEEERSGSQTESEEESSEMDDEDYERRRSECVSEMLDLEKQFSELKEKLFRERLSQLRLRLEEVGAERAPEYTEPLGGLQRSLKIRIQVAGIYKGFCLDVIRNKYECELQGAKQHLESEKLLLYDTLQGELQERIQRLEEDRQSLDLSSEWWDDKLHARGSSRSWDSLPPSKRKKAPLVSGPYIVYMLQEIDILEDWTAIKKARAAVSPQKRKSDDRRTHRPLRVCPARLLWCCWALSLQLALAWTPLPSSRPAQLWPWS, from the exons ATGCCTGTCCAGCCTCCAAGCAAAGACACAGAAGAGATGGAAGCAGAGGGTGATTCTGCCGCTGAGATgaatggggaggaggaagagagtgaggagGAGCGGAGCGGCAGCCAGACAGAGTCAGAAGAGGAGAGCTCTG AGATGGATGATGAGGACTATGAGCGACGCCGCAGCGAGTGTGTCAGTGAGATGCTGGACCTAGAGAAGCAGTTCTCAGAGCTAAAGGAGAA GTTGTTCAGGGAACGACTGAGTCAGCTGCGGTTGCGGCTGGAGGAAGTGGGGGCTGAGAGAGCCCCTGAATACACGGAGCCCCTTGGGGGGCTGCAGCGGAGCCTCAAGATTCGCATTCAGGTGGCAG GGATCTACAAGGGCTTCTGTCTGGATGTGATCAGGAATAAGTACGAATGTGAGCTACAGGGAGCCAAACAGCACCTGGAG AGTGAGAAGCTGCTGCTCTATGACACGCTGCAGGGGGAGCTGCAGGAGCGGAtccagaggctggaggaggaccGCCAGAGCCTGGACCTCAGCTCTG AATGGTGGGACGACAAACTGCACGCCAGAGGCAGCTCCAGGTCTTGGGACTCCCTGCCGCCCAGCAAGAGGAAGAAGGCACCTCTGGTTTCTG GCCCATACATCGTGTACATGCTTCAAGAGATCGACATCCTGGAGGACTGGACGGCCATCAAAAAG GCTAGGGCAGCTGTGTCCCCTCAGAAGAGAAAATCAGATG ACAGGCGGACCCACAGGCCCCTCAGGGTCTGCCCAGCCAGGCTCCTGTGGTGCTGCTGGGCCCTCTCACTCCAGCTGGCACTGGCCTGGACTCCTCTGCCCTCCTCGAGGCCTGCACAGCTGTGGCCGTGGAGCTGA
- the BRMS1 gene encoding breast cancer metastasis-suppressor 1 isoform X2, with protein sequence MPVQPPSKDTEEMEAEGDSAAEMNGEEEESEEERSGSQTESEEESSEMDDEDYERRRSECVSEMLDLEKQFSELKEKLFRERLSQLRLRLEEVGAERAPEYTEPLGGLQRSLKIRIQVAGIYKGFCLDVIRNKYECELQGAKQHLESEKLLLYDTLQGELQERIQRLEEDRQSLDLSSEWWDDKLHARGSSRSWDSLPPSKRKKAPLVSGPYIVYMLQEIDILEDWTAIKKARAAVSPQKRKSDGP encoded by the exons ATGCCTGTCCAGCCTCCAAGCAAAGACACAGAAGAGATGGAAGCAGAGGGTGATTCTGCCGCTGAGATgaatggggaggaggaagagagtgaggagGAGCGGAGCGGCAGCCAGACAGAGTCAGAAGAGGAGAGCTCTG AGATGGATGATGAGGACTATGAGCGACGCCGCAGCGAGTGTGTCAGTGAGATGCTGGACCTAGAGAAGCAGTTCTCAGAGCTAAAGGAGAA GTTGTTCAGGGAACGACTGAGTCAGCTGCGGTTGCGGCTGGAGGAAGTGGGGGCTGAGAGAGCCCCTGAATACACGGAGCCCCTTGGGGGGCTGCAGCGGAGCCTCAAGATTCGCATTCAGGTGGCAG GGATCTACAAGGGCTTCTGTCTGGATGTGATCAGGAATAAGTACGAATGTGAGCTACAGGGAGCCAAACAGCACCTGGAG AGTGAGAAGCTGCTGCTCTATGACACGCTGCAGGGGGAGCTGCAGGAGCGGAtccagaggctggaggaggaccGCCAGAGCCTGGACCTCAGCTCTG AATGGTGGGACGACAAACTGCACGCCAGAGGCAGCTCCAGGTCTTGGGACTCCCTGCCGCCCAGCAAGAGGAAGAAGGCACCTCTGGTTTCTG GCCCATACATCGTGTACATGCTTCAAGAGATCGACATCCTGGAGGACTGGACGGCCATCAAAAAG GCTAGGGCAGCTGTGTCCCCTCAGAAGAGAAAATCAGATG GACCTTGA
- the RIN1 gene encoding ras and Rab interactor 1 produces the protein MESPGESGAGSPGAPSPSSFTTGHLAREKPAQDPLYDVPNASGGQAGGPQRPGRVVSLRERLLLTRPVWLQLQANAAAALHMLRTEPPGTFLVRKSSTRQCQALCLRLPEASGPSFVSSHYILESPGGVFLEGSELVFPDLVQLICAYCHSRDILLLPLQLPRAIHRAATHKELEAISHLGIEFWSSSLNIKAQRGPAGGPVLPQLKARSPQELDQGTGAALCFFNPLFPGDLGPTKREKFKRSFKVRVSTETSSPLSPPAVPPPPVPVLPGTVPSQTERLPPCQLLRRESSVGYRVPAGGGPSLPPMPSLQEVDCGSPSSSEEEGVPGSQGSPATSPHLGRRRPLLRSMSAAFCSLLAPERQVGRAAAALMQDRHTAAGQLVQDLLTQVRARPEPQELQGIRQALSRARAMLSAELGPEKLLSPKRLEHVLEKSLHRSVLKPLRPILAARLRRRLAADGSLGRLAEGFRLARAQGPGAFGSHLSLPSPVEMEQVRQKLLQLLRTYSPSAQVKRLLQACKLLYMALRTQEGEGAGADEFLPLLSLVLAHCDLPELLLEAEYMSELLEPSLLTGEGGYYLTSLSASLALLSGLGQAHTLPLSPAQELRRSLSLWEQRRLPATRCFQHLLRVAYQDPSSGCTSKTLAVPPEASIATLNQLCATKFRVTQPNTFGLFLYKEQGYHRLPPGALAHRLPTTGYLVYRRAEWPEIQGTATEEESSGQSEARSRGEEQGCQGDGDAGVKASPRDIREQSETTAEGGQGQAREGPAQPGEPEAEGSRVAEE, from the exons ATGGAAAGCCCTGGAGAGTCAGGCGCGGGCTCTCCTGGAGCCCCCAGCCCATCCAGCTTCACTACTGGGCACCTGGCGAGAGAAAA GCCAGCCCAGGACCCACTGTATGACGTGCCCAACGCCAGCGGCGGGCAGGCAGGCGGGCCGCAGCGGCCGGGGCGCGTTGTGAGCCTGCGGGAGCGCCTGCTGCTCACCCGGCCCGTGTGGCTGCAGCTGCAAGCCAACGCAGCAGCCGCACTGCACATGCTGAGGACCGAGCCCCCGGGG acgtTCCTCGTGCGGAAATCTAGCACCCGCCAGTGCCAGGCGCTGTGCTTGCGTTTGCCTGAAGCCAGCGGCCCCTCCTTCGTCTCCAGCCACTACATCCTGGAGAGCCCTGGCG GCGTCTTCTTGGAGGGCTCGGAGCTCGTGTTCCCGGACCTAGTCCAGCTCATCTGTGCCTACTGCCACAGCCG GGACATCCTTCTCCTCCCGCTGCAGCTCCCCAGAGCCATCCACCGCGCAGCCACCCACAAAGAGCTGGAGGCCATCTCCCATCTGGGCATTG AGTTCTGGAGCTCCTCCCTCAACATCAAGGCTCAGCGGGGCCCGGCTGGAGGCCCAGTGTTGCCCCAGCTGAAGGCCCGGTCCCCTCAAGAGCTGGACCAGGGCACCGGAGCCGCCTTGTGCTTCTTCAACCCCCTGTTCCCGGGGGACCTAGGGCCCACCAAGCGGGAGAAATTCAAGAGAAGCTTCAAAGTGCGCGTGTCCACAGAGACCTCCAGCCCCCTGTCTCCACCTGCCGTGCCGCCTCCCCCCGTCCCCGTGCTGCCAGGGACAGTCCCCAGCCAGACAGAGCGGCTGCCCCCTTGCCAGCTGCTACGGAGAGAGAGCTCAGTGGGGTACCGCGTGCCAGCAGGCGGTGGCCCTAGCCTTCCGCCTATGCCCTCCCTCCAGGAGGTGGACTGTGGCTCCCCCAGCAGCTCCGAGGAAGAGGGGGTGCCAGGGTCCCAGGGGAGCCCAGCGACCTCACCCCACCTGGGCCGCCGGCGGCCTCTGCTTCGGTCCATGAGCGCCGCCTTCTGCTCCCTACTGGCGCCGGAGCGGCAGGTGGGCCGGGCCGCAGCAGCACTGATGCAGGACCGACACACAGCCGCGGGCCAGCTGGTGCAGGACCTACTGACCCAGGTGCGGGCCAGGCCCGAGCCCCAGGAGCTGCAGGGCATCCGTCAGGCGCTGAGCCGGGCCCGGGCCATGCTGAGCGCGGAGCTGGGCCCTGAGAAGCTGCTGTCGCCTAAGAGGCTGG AACATGTCCTGGAGAAGTCATTGCATCGCTCTGTGCTCAAGCCTCTCCGACCCATCCTGGCAGCCCGCCTGCGGCGCCGGCTTGCAGCAGACGGCTCCCTGGGCCGCCTAGCTGAGGGCTTCCGCCTGGCCCGGGCCCAGGGCCCTGGAGCCTTCGGGTCCCACCTGAGCCTGCCCTCCCCAGTAGAAATGGAGCAGGTGCGCCAGAAGCTGCTGCAGCTGCTCCGCACCTACTCACCCAGCGCCCAGGTCAAGCGGCTCCTGCAGGCCTGCAAGCTGCTCTACATGGCCCTGAGGACCCAGGAAG GGGAGGGCGCGGGTGCCGACGAGTTCCTGCCTCTGCTGAGCCTCGTCTTGGCCCACTGTGACCTTCCTGAGCTGCTGCTGGAGGCCGAGTACATGTCGGAGCTGCTGGAGCCCAGCCTGCTCACCGGAGAGG GTGGCTACTACCTGACCAGCCTCTCTGCCAGCCTGGCCCTGCTGAGTGGCCTGGGTCAGGCCCACACACTCCCACTGAGCCCTGCGCAGGAGCTACGGCGCTCCCTCAGCCTCTGGGAGCAGCGCCGCCTGCCTGCCACCCGGTGCTTTCAG CACCTCCTCCGAGTAGCCTATCAGGATCCCAGCAGTGGCTGCACCTCCAAGACCCTGGCCGTGCCCCCAGAGGCCTCAATCGCCACCCTGAACCAGCTCTGTGCCACCAAGTTCCGAGTGACCCAGCCCAACACTTTTGGCCTCTTCCTGTACAAGGAGCAGGGCTACCACCGCCTGCCCCCTGGGGCCCTGGCCCACAGGCTGCCCACCACTGGCTACCTTGTCTACCGCCGAGCAGAGTGGCCTGAGATCCAGGGGACTGCGACAGAGGAGGAGAGCAGTGGGCAGTCAGAGGCAAGAAGCAGAGGGGAGGAGCAAGGGTGCCAGGGAGATGGGGACGCTGGGGTCAAAGCCAGCCCCAGGGACATTCGGGAACAGTCTGAGACAACTGCTGAAGGGGGCCAGGGTCAAGCCCGGGAAGGCCCTGCTCAGCCAGGGGAACCAGAGGCAGAGGGAAGCCGGGTAGCAGAGGAGTAG